In Pirellula sp. SH-Sr6A, the DNA window GGATACAAACCATGTCGACTATTTCCGCAAGTGACGTCGCTGAACTTCGTAAGCAAACCGGTGCCGGTTTGATGGACTGCAAAAAAGCATTGCAGGAATCCAACGGCGACTACGAAGGCGCTCTCGATTACCTTCGAAAGAAGGGACAAAAAGTTGCAGAGAAACGCGCTGACAAATCGGCCAGCGAAGGCTGCGTCGTAACCGCTGTCGATCCTTCGAAGACCAAAGGTGTCGTCTTGGCCCTTTGCTGCGAAACAGACTTCGTCGCCAAAAACGAAGGTTTCACCGATTTGGCCAAACGATTGGGCCAACTGGCGCTTGATAGCAATGCCGAATCTGTCGAACAACTCAATGCACTGAAGATCGACGGAATGACTGTCGCCGAGAAACTCGTCGAACAAACGGGCAAGACCGGCGAAAAGATGGTTGTTTCCGAACTCTACCAACTCAGCGGCGACAAGATCGCGACCTACATTCACGCAGGAAGCAAGATTGGAGTCCTCCTCGCGTTCAAAGATGGGGGCAAACCAGGTGCGGATGAATTCTTCCGCGGAGTTGCCATGCACATCGCCGCAATGAAGCCTACGATCTTGAACTATACCGAGTTCGATGCAGAGTTCGTTGCTAAAGAAACGGAATCGATGCGAGCTCGCATCATCACCGAAAACGAAGACCGCGCTCGCTTGGGCAAACCTCTCAAGACGGTTCCTCAATTCGTGAGCCGATTGCAACTAACCCCGGAGGTCATGACCGCCGCAGAAGATGCGATCAAAGCGGAATTGAAAGCCGAAGGAAAGCCCGAGAAGATCTGGGACAAAATCGTTCCAGGCAAAATCGATCGCTTCGTTGCCGACAACACTCTGCTCGACCAAGAACGATGCTTGCTCAACCAGTTCTACGTTCTCGATGAAACGAAGACGGTCGATGCTGCCATCAAAGCTTTCGGCGACCAAGCCCAAATCGTGGCGTACCGACGCGTAGCGATCGGCTAACCTCTCACGCACGCCCGATCCCTTTCTCACCTCTACCGCTAGCGCCCAGCGGTTGACGGCCACAGGCCTCTCTTCACCGACCTAGGCTCTCTGCGTCCTCTCGAGATCGCTGCCTCGAAGATGTCGCGTCAATTTCCCTATTCGTAAATCGGGAAGAACGTGTTGAACGCTTGCTCACAAAACACCCCTGGATCGTT includes these proteins:
- the tsf gene encoding translation elongation factor Ts — protein: MSTISASDVAELRKQTGAGLMDCKKALQESNGDYEGALDYLRKKGQKVAEKRADKSASEGCVVTAVDPSKTKGVVLALCCETDFVAKNEGFTDLAKRLGQLALDSNAESVEQLNALKIDGMTVAEKLVEQTGKTGEKMVVSELYQLSGDKIATYIHAGSKIGVLLAFKDGGKPGADEFFRGVAMHIAAMKPTILNYTEFDAEFVAKETESMRARIITENEDRARLGKPLKTVPQFVSRLQLTPEVMTAAEDAIKAELKAEGKPEKIWDKIVPGKIDRFVADNTLLDQERCLLNQFYVLDETKTVDAAIKAFGDQAQIVAYRRVAIG